A window of the Oncorhynchus mykiss isolate Arlee unplaced genomic scaffold, USDA_OmykA_1.1 un_scaffold_119, whole genome shotgun sequence genome harbors these coding sequences:
- the LOC118947020 gene encoding transmembrane protein 26-like encodes MIVKFICAVVTRSLFLLISLIGVWRVVWVKNNALYWFLTILYLPLVVEMILTLKRKKLQDYKWFSPAIFLFLISIIPSLWILELHHQQNKATDSRCDKLYSSENIKSLLNMWRGISTNGSETLLQGSVSLLSSVCANDWILALHQTLLILLVIGKWLLPVAGGVTRDELSQLLLIFVGTAADILEFTSETLLDVKDSSPSMVYVILGVWTWSMFQFPLHLSVSTSRPDEYSEGDQGVSLLARLRTDIWSMVESLFVQDGPFLVVRLTLILYFHVIHHMLIFFAIKNFLVVILNFYRLFAIYCDYKASG; translated from the exons ATGATCGTGAAGTTTATCTGTGCGGTTGTTACCCGGTCGCtattcctcctcatctctctgatAGGAGTATGGAGGGTGGTCTGGGTTAAGAATAATGCTCTTTATTGGTTCTTGACGATCCTTTATCTTCCTCTGGTTGTCGAGATGATTTTAACCCTGAAGAGAAAAAAATTACAGGATTATAAATG GTTTTCTCCTGCCATCTTCCTGTTCCTCATCAGTATCATTCCATCTCTGTGGATTCTAGAGTTACATCATCAACAGAACAAAGCTACTGATTCCAGG TGTGACAAACTGTATTCATCTGAAAACATAAAGAGCCTGTTAAACATGTGGAGAGGGATTTCCACCAATGGCAGCGAGACGTTACTCCAG GGTTCAGTATCTCTGTTGTCGTCAGTGTGCGCTAACGACTGGATCCTGGCCCTGCACCAGACCCTGTTGATCCTGCTGGTCATAGGGAAGTGGCTGCTCCCTGTTGCAggaggggtgaccagggatgaaCTGTCTCAGCTCCTCCTCATCTTCGTAGGCACTGCCGCTGACATCCTGGAGTTCACCTCAGAGACACTGTTGGATGTCAA GGACAGCAGTCCCAGCATGGTGTACGTCATCCTCGGAGTCTGGACATGGAGTATGTTCCAGTTTCCTCTCCACCTGTCAG tGTCTACCTCCAGACCTGATGAATATTCAGAGGGGGACCAGGGTGTGTCTCTGCTGGCCAGACTAAGGACAGATATCTGGAGCATGGTGGAGAGCCTCTTCGTCCAGGACGGACCCTTCCTGGTGGTCCGCCTCACCCTCATCCTCTACTTCCACGTCATACACCACATGCTCATCTTCTTCGCCATCAAGAACTTCCTGGTGGTCATTCTGAACTTCTACCGTCTGTTTGCCATCTACTGCGACTACAAGGCTTCAGGTTGA
- the cabcoco1 gene encoding ciliary-associated calcium-binding coiled-coil protein 1 isoform X2 — protein sequence MENYAEKANPQWKLISHEQINTLLDLTVEQVQFQFEEILGLKNYQTCLKEASLLDYFVSGFWWTREMNYTCQQISFIMALLQLLLDNISEKQMPFVDNLNEFAKMISGTRQSPSPEVDSLFDAEQAMSITDYLKCSLFQNYQLYEFLFSQPREELLLGKKRTIEVISSADFVAPLEEGMNTDDYLHYMTPVEQQEEGQRTSQEEDGEVPGETALEQEKENKATGLEGYNVQDVKDVLGDLTKEMLGTLQAEFTEKLRVQEESFSTRLEPLKHSACK from the exons ATG GAAAATTATGCTGAAAAAGCCAACCCTCAATGGAAACTTATTTCCCATGAACAAATCAACACGCTGTTGGATTTGACAGTGGAACAAGTGCAATT CCAGTTTGAAGAAATACTTGGTTTGAAGAACTACCAGACGTGTCTGAAGGAGGCTTCCCTGTTGGACTACTTTGTCTCTGGCTTCTGGTGGACCAGGGAGATGAACTACACCTGTCAACAGATCTCATTCATCATGGCTCTACTGCAATTGTTACTGGACAATATCAGTG AGAAGCAGATGCCGTTTGTTGATAACCTGAATGAGTTTGCCAAGATGATATCAGGAACGCGCCAGTCTCCTTCTCCAGAGGTTGACTCACTGTTTGATGCTGAGCAGGCCATGTCCATCACTGACTACCTGAAGTGCAG TCTCTTTCAGAACTACCAACTCTATGAGTTTCTCTTCAGCCAACCTAGAGAGGAGCTGCTCCTTGGGAAGAAG AGGACCATAGAGGTGATCAGCTCAGCAGACTTTGTAGCCCCACTGGAGGAAGGCATGAATACTGATGACTACCTCCATTACATGACTCCTGTTGAACAGCAGgaagag GGACAGAGGACCAGccaggaggaggatggagaggtacCAGGTGAAACAGCTctggagcaggagaaggagaacAAGGCTACAGGGTTGGAAGGATACAACGTTCAGGATGTCAAAGACGTGCTGGGAGACCTGACCAAAGAGATGCTGGGAACCCTACAG GCTGAATTCACAGAGAAGCTGAGAGTCCAGGAGGAGAGTTTCAGTACCAGACTAGAACCACTGAAACATTCTGCCTGCAAATAG
- the cabcoco1 gene encoding ciliary-associated calcium-binding coiled-coil protein 1 isoform X1: MSAKGKQSNKSADKNANDRNDVESKENYAEKANPQWKLISHEQINTLLDLTVEQVQFQFEEILGLKNYQTCLKEASLLDYFVSGFWWTREMNYTCQQISFIMALLQLLLDNISEKQMPFVDNLNEFAKMISGTRQSPSPEVDSLFDAEQAMSITDYLKCSLFQNYQLYEFLFSQPREELLLGKKRTIEVISSADFVAPLEEGMNTDDYLHYMTPVEQQEEGQRTSQEEDGEVPGETALEQEKENKATGLEGYNVQDVKDVLGDLTKEMLGTLQAEFTEKLRVQEESFSTRLEPLKHSACK, translated from the exons ATGTCTGCAAAAGGGAAACAAAGCAACAAATCAGCGGATAAAAATGCAAACGATAGAAATGACGTTGAGTCCAAA GAAAATTATGCTGAAAAAGCCAACCCTCAATGGAAACTTATTTCCCATGAACAAATCAACACGCTGTTGGATTTGACAGTGGAACAAGTGCAATT CCAGTTTGAAGAAATACTTGGTTTGAAGAACTACCAGACGTGTCTGAAGGAGGCTTCCCTGTTGGACTACTTTGTCTCTGGCTTCTGGTGGACCAGGGAGATGAACTACACCTGTCAACAGATCTCATTCATCATGGCTCTACTGCAATTGTTACTGGACAATATCAGTG AGAAGCAGATGCCGTTTGTTGATAACCTGAATGAGTTTGCCAAGATGATATCAGGAACGCGCCAGTCTCCTTCTCCAGAGGTTGACTCACTGTTTGATGCTGAGCAGGCCATGTCCATCACTGACTACCTGAAGTGCAG TCTCTTTCAGAACTACCAACTCTATGAGTTTCTCTTCAGCCAACCTAGAGAGGAGCTGCTCCTTGGGAAGAAG AGGACCATAGAGGTGATCAGCTCAGCAGACTTTGTAGCCCCACTGGAGGAAGGCATGAATACTGATGACTACCTCCATTACATGACTCCTGTTGAACAGCAGgaagag GGACAGAGGACCAGccaggaggaggatggagaggtacCAGGTGAAACAGCTctggagcaggagaaggagaacAAGGCTACAGGGTTGGAAGGATACAACGTTCAGGATGTCAAAGACGTGCTGGGAGACCTGACCAAAGAGATGCTGGGAACCCTACAG GCTGAATTCACAGAGAAGCTGAGAGTCCAGGAGGAGAGTTTCAGTACCAGACTAGAACCACTGAAACATTCTGCCTGCAAATAG